Proteins encoded together in one Penicillium digitatum chromosome 1, complete sequence window:
- a CDS encoding Complex 1 LYR protein, with the protein MRPSHRFLAAISRSQPSKLKKPSISLDHFIQRQRVLSLWREIVRALIKVPPSSTRMELHRYARDEFERHRGVSDVQHIRYLLSTGKSEFETMRRYLDEQIAG; encoded by the exons ATGCGCCCCTCACATCGTTTTCTCGCCGCGATCTCGCGCAGCCAGCCCTCCAAGCTGAAGAAGCCTTCCATCAGTCTAGACCAT TTTATCCAAAGACAACGTGTGTTGTCATTATGGCGGGAAATCGTTCGAGCATTAATAA AGGTCCCTCCTTCATCAACACGGATGGAGCTGCACAGATATGCACGTGATGAGTTCGAGCGTCATCGTGGAGTATCGGATGTG CAACACATAAGATACTTGCTTTCG ACAGGAAAATCAGAATTTGAAACGATGAGACGCTATCTCGACGAACAGATCGCTGGTTGA
- a CDS encoding Basic-leucine zipper (bZIP) transcription factor produces MKSVPPTSPSQPVSPGRARHLERNRVAANKCRERKKREHKQIERRLTDETEKKDILLAQLSCLKEEVWDLKNLIFQHAECQDHQINHQLARMTQTVLQSPSNQNPNPNLPIGSSPTFSTSTWSDESVADGAGANPIGSGDFNHDWSMLPAITNDFTPYEPNSGVTDSMFENFINADNGYN; encoded by the coding sequence ATGAAATCGGTACCACCCACCTCACCCTCCCAACCTGTCAGCCCCGGGCGGGCAAGGCATCTCGAACGAAACCGCGTCGCCGCCAACAAATGCCgcgaaagaaagaagagagaacaTAAGCAAATTGAACGTCGTCTTACGGACGAAACCGAAAAGAAAGATATTCTCCTCGCACAATTGAGTTGTCTCAAAGAAGAAGTGTGGGATTTAAAAAACCTCATCTTCCAGCACGCCGAGTGCCAAGATCATCAAATCAACCACCAACTCGCCAGGATGACCCAGACCGTCCTGCAAAGTCCTTCCAACCAGaatcccaatcccaaccTTCCCATAGGGTCATCGCCCACATTCTCGACGAGTACGTGGTCCGATGAGTCAGTCGCAGATGGTGCAGGTGCCAACCCCATTGGATCGGGCGATTTCAATCACGACTGGTCAATGTTGCCTGCAATCACGAACGACTTTACCCCTTACGAGCCTAATAGTGGGGTTACCGATTCGATGTTTGAAAATTTTATCAATGCGGACAACGGGTATAATTAA
- a CDS encoding MAP kinase, conserved site has translation MMPTDLPTPSYGEQMATFSRKSVMGTIFETTERYTEWKPIGLGVSGLVCSAKDQLAHQTVAVKKLAEPFKTPAIARHMFREIKLLRQLRHENIINMTDIFISPSEDIYIVTELMATDLNTILTAKTVEDQFAQYFMYQIMRGLKYLHSAGVIHRDLKPSNILVNENCDLKICDFGLARIQETHMTGYVSTRYYRAPEIMLTWRKYDEKVDMWSAGCIFAELLLGEPLFPGTNHINQFCVITDLLGNPPEEVVNNITSENTLNFVNSLPRRDRKPISQLIPKANADAAALIDKLLQFDPLVRMSATEALASPYLAPYHDPHDEPVAAETFDWAFLEANLPADIWKTIMYSEVLAFHAETNQSGQSGPMKAIHQVDGMEID, from the exons ATGATGCCCACGGACTTACCCACGCCATCCTATGGGGAGCAAATGGCAACCTTCTCCCGGAAATCAGTAATGGGCACAATTTTCGAGACAACTGAACG TTATACGGAATGGAAGCCTATTGGACTTGGAGTATCCGGGCTTGTCTG TTCTGCAAAGGACCAACTCGCCCATCAGACTGTGGCCGTGAAGAAACTCGCGGAACCTTTCAAAACACCGGCTATTGCAAGACATATGTTCCGAGAAATTAAATTATTACGACAGTTACGACATGAAAAT ATCATCAACATGACGGACATTTTCATTTCTCCCTCGGAAGACAT ATACATCGTGACCGAACTTATGGCAACAGATCTTAATACAATTTTGACGGCGAAAACGGTCGAAGACCAATTTGCTCAATACTTCATGTACCAAATCATG CGTGGCCTGAAATACCTCCATTCAGCCGGTGTCATCCACCGAGATCTCAAGCCAAGCAATATTCTGGTTAATGAGAACTGCGACCTGAAAATATGTGATTTTGGCCTGGCCCGAATCCAAGAAACACACATGACCGGCTATGTCTCGACGAGGTACTACCGCGCCCCGGAGATTATGCTTACATGGAGAAAGTATGACGAGAAAGTTGATATGTGGAGTGCCGGGTGTATCTTCGCTGAACTGCTTTTGGGCGAGCCGTTGTTTCCCGGAACGAACCATATCAACCAGTTTTGTGTTATCACCGATCTCCTTGGTAACCCCCCGGAGGAAGTCGTCAACAATATTACAAGTGAAAAT ACATTGAATTTTGTCAATTCGCTCCCGAGGCGAGACCGTAAGCCAATATCACAGCTCATTCCCAAGGCGAACGCAGATG CGGCGGCGTTGATCGACAAACTGCTTCAATTCGACCCCTTAGTGCGAATGTCCGCAACGGAAGCCCTCGCGTCCCCGTATCTCGCACCATACCACGATCCCCATGACGAACCAGTCGCCGCAGAAACATTCGACTGGGCATTCCTTGAGGCAAATCTCCCAGCTGATATCTGGAAGACCATCAT GTACAGCGAGGTTCTGGCATTCCACGCCGAAACGAATCAAAGTGGCCAGAGTGGACCGATGAAAGCAATACACCAGGTGGATGGAATGGAAATCGATTGA
- a CDS encoding Altered inheritance of mitochondria protein 31, mitochondrial: MNRDPVPSSFDDGNPQFTEETGVQKFTRRLKEEPLVPLGCAATCYALYRAYRSMKSGDSVEMNRMFRARIYAQAFTLVALVAGGMYFKTERQQRREFEQAVELRKKQEKRDAWLRELEIRDKEDREWRERHASIEAAAKEVGNKPAPRNEPEAARSSIEPADEKSIGIMDAVRALISRN, from the exons ATGAACCGGGATCCCGTGCCTTCGTCTTTTGACGATGGAAACCC TCAATTTACAGAAGAGACCGGCGTTCAAAAATTCACACGACGGCTCAAGGAAGAGCCGCTCGTTCCACTCG GATGCGCCGCAACATGCTATGCCCTCTACCGTGCCTACCGGTCGATGAAATCCGGCGATTCGGTTGAAATGAACCGAATGTTCCGAGCCCGTATCTACGCACAAGCCTTCACACTAGTCGCCCTAGTCGCCGGTGGAATGTACTTCAAGACGGAGCGGCAACAGCGCCGGGAATTCGAACAGGCCGTGGAACTTCGGAAGAAGCAAGAAAAGCGTGATGCGTGGTTGCGCGAGTTGGAGATCCGTGATAAGGAGGATCGCGAGTGGAGAGAGCGTCATGCTTCTATTGAGGCTGCGGCTAAGGAGGTCGGAAATAAACCGGCGCCGCGCAATGAGCCTGAAGCGGCGCGGTCATCGATCGAGCCTGCCGACGAGAAGTCTATTGGGATTATGGATGCTGTGAGAGCTCTCATTTCACGGAATTAA
- a CDS encoding Threonine dehydratase, biosynthetic produces MSDETTSGVATPVTPKMSGFALTEYTAAPTPPSEREQRAPGLPPNWGIPEAFLLPNGYPDYLRLILTSRVYDVIDESPLTHAVNLSARLKSRVLLKREDLLPVFSFKLRGAYNKMAHLNNEQRWKGVIACSAGNHAQGVAFSARKLRIPATIVMPSGTPAIKHLNVARLGGSVVLHGMDFDAAKDEAHRLEKLHDLTNIPPFDDPYVIAGQGTIGMELLRQANLDKLEAVFCAVGGGGLIAGIGVYLKRIAPQVKVIGVEAYDANAMAQSLDTGNRVFLKEVGLFADGAAVKSVGEETWRLSREVIDEVIQVSTDETCAAIKDAFEDTRSIVEPAGALALAGLKKYIAKNPSSDPNRELIAIASGANMDFDRLRFVAERAALGEKKEALLSVKIPEKPGAFAKLVETVLPHAVTAFNYRYAREDSADVLMGISLSASTGREDLAKIMGELEKGGMSCRDLSDDELAKRHVRFLVGGRCEVADERIFMFEFPERPGALAKFLTTLRPEQNISLFHYRNYGGDVGKVLAGIQCPSPEKEDLEAFLRDLGYPFSEHTDSPTYKTFLRS; encoded by the exons ATGTCTGACGAGACTACCAGCGGCGTTGCGACGCCCGTCACTCCCAAAATGAGTGGGTTTGCGTTGACTGAGTATACCGCCGCTCCGACGCCGCCCTCTGAACGCGAGCAAAGGGCCCCGGGCTTGCCTCCTAATTGGGGCATCCCTGAGGCTTTCCTACTTCCCAACGGCTACCCAGAT TATCTCCGGTTGATTTTGACGTCACGGGTTTACGATGTTATTGACGAAAGCCCTCTTACCCATGCTGTCAATCTGAGTGCCCGGCTAAAAAGCCGTGTGCTTCTCAAGCGCGAGGATCTGCTTCCGGTGTTCAGCTTTAAGCTTCGTGGCGCATACAACAAGATGGCTCATTTGAACAATGAGCAGCGCTGGAAGGGCGTTATTGCTTGCTCTGCTG GAAACCACGCTCAAGGTGTGGCTTTTTCTGCCCGCAAGCTGAGAATCCCCGCCACCATCGTCATGCCTTCCGGCACCCCCGCCATCAAACACCTGAATGTTGCTCGCCTGGGAGGAAGTGTGGTTCTTCACGGAATGGACTTTGATGCTGCCAAGGACGAGGCGCACCGATTGGAGAAACTGCATGATCTGACAAACATCCCACCGTTCGACGACCCTTATGTCATTGCTGGCCAAGGTACCATCGGCATGGAGCTTCTGCGCCAGGCAAACTTGGACAAGCTTGAGGCAGTCTTCTGTGCTGTTGGCGGAGGTGGTCTGATTGCCGGCATTGGAGTTTACCTCAAGCGCATCGCACCCCAGGTGAAGGTCATCGGAGTCGAGGCTTACGATGCCAATGCTATGGCTCAGTCCCTCGATACAGGCAACCGAGTTTTCCTCAAGGAGGTCGGCCTCTTTGCAGACGGTGCGGCAGTAAAGTCTGTTGGCGAGGAAACTTGGCGTCTTAGTCGCGAGGTCATCGACGAAGTCATTCAGGTCTCCACCGACGAGACCTGCGCGGCCATCAAGGATGCCTTTGAGGATACCCGGTCCATCGTCGAGCCCGCTGGCGCTCTCGCTCTTGCCGGTCTCAAGAAGTATATTGCTAAGAATCCTAGTTCTGACCCCAATCGTGAACTCATTGCCATTGCCTCTGGTGCCAACATGGACTTCGACCGTTTGCGGTTTGTTGCTGAGCGCGCTGCCCTTggtgagaagaaggaagcaCTTCTTAGCGTGAAGATCCCCGAGAAGCCCGGTGCGTTTGCCAAACTTGTTGAGACTGTCCTGCCGCACGCTGTGACCGCGTTCAACTATCGCTATGCTCGCGAAGACTCAGCCGATGTGCTGATGGGCATCTCACTATCTGCCTCTACTGGTCGCGAAGACCTAGCCAAGATCATGGGAGAGTTGGAGAAGGGTGGCATGAGCTGCCGAGACTTGAGTGATGATGAACTTGCCAAGCGTCATGTGCGCTTCCTCGTCGGTGGCCGTTGCGAGGTCGCCGATGAGCGCATCTTCATGTTCGAATTCCCCGAGCGTCCAGGCGCTCTTGCCAAGTTCCTCACCACCCTTCGTCCTGAACAGAATATCTCTCTGTTCCACTACCGCAActatggtggtgatgtgGGCAAGGTTCTGGCTGGAATCCAGTGCCCCTCGCCCGAGAAAGAGGACTTGGAGGCTTTCCTTCGGGATCTGGGATATCCGTTCAGTGAGCACACTGACTCTCCCACTTACAAGACATTTTTACGCTCCTAG
- a CDS encoding Ribosomal protein L36 → MFSLRAVFGASSGALRQFLPSVTTRTASLRPFSHLIYNSLTRLRGQVQSGNVVAVANGSARQVEQLRGMKTRSSVKRLCDGCKPVHRKGRVYIICSKNPKHKQRQGK, encoded by the exons ATGTTCTCCCTCCGCGCCGTCTTCGGCGCTTCCTCCGGGGCTCTCCGCCAATTCCTCCCCTCTGTGACTACCCGGACCGCCTCATTACGGCCTTTCTCGCATTTGATTTACAATAGCTTGACAAGGCTCCGTGGACAAGTTCAGTCCGGCAATGTTGTTGCTGTGGCGAATGGGTCTGCTCGACAGGTGGAGCAGCTTCGGGGAATGAAGACTCGATCTTCTGTTAAGAGACTGTGTGATGGCTGCAAG CCCGTTCACCGCAAGGGCCGTGTCTACATCATCTG CTCGAAAAACCCCAAGCACAAGCAACGGCAGGGGAAATAG
- a CDS encoding Elongation factor G, mitochondrial gives MRSPSLVRLQSRAVSGLIRSARFQPQNLLRQRCASTAAFRSAAVAPAYQSKLGQWDQRRNASAVASAVLEAAKADPESLSQAAIIDSLDPVEAARLNKCRNIGIAAHIDSGKTTCTERVLFYTGRIKAIHEVRGRDSVGAKMDSMDLEREKGITIQSAATFCDWVKKDKEGVDQKYHLNLIDTPGHIDFTIEVERALRVLDGAVMILCAVSGVQSQTITVDRQMRRYNVPRISFVNKMDRMGANPFKAVDQINTKLKIPAAAVQVPIGAEDEFEGVVDLIRMKALYNVGESGEEIIEKDEIPEKVKAIAEERRTMLIETLADVDDEIAEMFLDEITPSEDQIRAAIRRATIGLKFTPVFMGSALANKSVQPMLDGVVDFLPNPAEVENLALDQKRDEASVKLIPYNSLPFVGLAFKLEESNFGQLTYIRVYQGTLRKGANVFNARNNKKVKVPRIVRMHSNDMEEVSEIGAGEICAVFGIECASGDTFTDGTLGYSMSSMFVPEPVISLSIKPKQSKDGANFSKAMARFQREDPTFRVSYDSESDQTIISGMGELHLDIYVERMRREYRVDCETGQPQVAYRETIGNRVEFDHLLKKQSGGPGEFARVMGFMEPTGALEENKFEQQVIGGSISEKFLYACEKGFNLSCEKGPLIGHKVLGTRMVINDGATHMTDSSEMSFKNATQQAFRKAFAESQPSVLEPLMKTVVTAPTEFQGDVIGLLNKRGATINDTETGVDEFTVYADCSLNGMFGFSSNLRAATQGKGEYTMEFSHYEKAPPHMQKELIAKYQKAQADRHKK, from the exons ATGCGGTCTCCTTCTCTTGTACGGTTACAATCCCGCGCGGTGTCTGGTTTGATCAGATCAGCTCGATTCCAGCCCCAGAATCTTCTGCGCCAGCGATGCGCTTCTACGGCCGCGTTCCGGTCCGCCGCTGTTGCGCCGGCATATCAGTCGAAGCTGGGACAATGGGACCAGCGCCGAAATGCCTCTGCTGTTGCTTCTGCAGT TCTCGAGGCTGCTAAGGCCGACCCGGAGTCTCTGTCCCAAGCGGCCATTATCGACAGTCTCGATCCGGTCGAGGCCGCTCGTCTTAACAAGTGCCGCAATATCGGTATTGCG GCCCACATCGACAGCGGTAAAACTACCTGCACCGAGCGAGTTCTTTTCTACACTGGTCGTATCAAGGCTATCCACGAGGTCCGCGGGCGTGACAGCGTCGGTGCCAAGATGGACTCCATGGACTTGGAACGTGAGAAGGGTATTACTATCCAGTCCGCTGCCACCTTCTGTGACTGGGTTAAGAAGGATAAGGAGGGCGTTGATCAGAAATACCACCTCAACTTGATTGATACCCCTGGTCACATTGATTTCACCATTGAAGTCGAGAGAGCGCTGCGCGTTCTGGACGGTGCTGTCATGATTCTGTGTGCTGTCTCGGGTGTCCAGTCTCAAACGATTACCGTCGATCGCCAAATGCGCCGCTACAACGTTCCCCGCATCTCGTTTGTGAACAAGATGGACCGTATGGGTGCTAACCCCTTCAAGGCGGTTGACCAGATTAACACCAAGCTTAAGATTCCTGCGGCTGCTGTTCAGGTCCCCATCGGTGCCGAAGACGAGTTTGAGGGTGTCGTTGATTTGATCCGCATGAAAGCTCTATACAACGTTGGCGAGAGCGGAGAGGAGATCATAGAGAAAGATGAAATTCCTGAGAAGGTCAAGGCCATCGCCGAGGAGCGCCGTACCATGCTCATTGAGACTCTTGCGGATGTCGACGATGAGATCGCGGAGATGTTCTTGGACGAGATCACGCCCAGCGAGGATCAGATCCGAGCTGCCATCCGCCGTGCTACTATTGGCTTGAAGTTCACCCCTGTTTTCATGGGATCTGCTCTGGCCAACAAGTCAGTTCAGCCCATGCTGGACGGTGTTGTTGACTTCCTTCCCAACCCCGCTGAAGTTGAGAACCTCGCACTTGACCAGAAGCGTGACGAGGCATCTGTCAAGCTGATCCCCTATAActctcttccttttgttGGTCTGGCCTTCAAGCTGGAAGAGAGCAACTTTGGTCAGTTGACCTACATCCGTGTTTACCAGGGTACCCTCCGCAAGGGCGCCAATGTCTTCAACGCTCGTAACAATAAGAAGGTCAAGGTTCCCCGTATTGTTCGCATGCACTCCAACGACATGGAAGAAGTCAGCGAGATTGGTGCTGGTGAGATCTGTGCCGTGTTTGGTATTGAGTGTGCATCTGGTGACACCTTTACGGATGGAACTCTCGGCTACAGCATGTCATCCATGTTCGTTCCTGAGCCCGTCATCTCGCTCTCTATCAAGCCCAAGCAGAGCAAGGACGGGGCCAACTTCTCCAAGGCCATGGCCCGCTTCCAGAGAGAGGACCCGACCTTCCGCGTGAGCTACGATAGCGAGAGTGACCAGACCATCATCTCTGGAATGGGTGAACTCCACCTTGACATCTACGTAGAGCGTATGCGCCGTGAGTACCGGGTTGATTGCGAGACTGGCCAGCCTCAGGTTGCCTACCGTGAGACCATCGGCAACCGTGTTGAGTTCGATCACCTGCTCAAGAAGCAGTCTGGTGGACCCGGTGAATTCGCCCGTGTTATGGGATTCATGGAGCCTACCGGTGCCCTCGAGGAGAACAAGTTCGAGCAGCAGGTTATTGGAGGCAGTATTTCTGAGAAGTTCCTGTACGCTTGCGAGAAGGGTTTCAACCTCTCTTGTGAGAAGGGTCCTCTGATCGGCCACAAGGTTCTCGGCACTCGCATGGTCATCAACGATGGTGCCACCCACATGACTGATTCTTCCGAAATGTCCTTCAAGAACGCCACCCAGCAGGCGTTCCGCAAGGCTTTCGCGGAAAGTCAGCCCTCTGTTCTGGAGCCTCTCATGAAGACGGTTGTCACCGCTCCGACTGAGTTCCAGGGTGATGTCATCGGTCTGCTGAATAAGCGCGGGGCCACTATCAATGACACCGAGACTGGTGTTGACGAATTTACTGTCTACGCTGACTGCAGTCTGAACGGCATGTTCGGCTTCAGCAGTAACCTGCGCGCCGCTACTCAGGGTAAGGGTGAATACACAATGGAGTTCAGCCACTACGAGAAGGCCCCTCCTCACATGCA GAAGGAACTCATTGCCAAGTACCAGAAGGCCCAGGCCGACAGACACAAGAAATGA
- a CDS encoding Lipopolysaccharide-modifying protein, which produces MSPTGNKFLTNSHLSRSYKEASTCRWQLQALFQSFLEDRPADTILAVQERRLLISWDLRAIHYLRRCLRMWIRDKVPGDAIGAFLVTILYEQDFHLDYRLTLMVRNGQSQLHIARRLLAFYQIRDEADAPIWDNLTVYDEDAHSKQPASHCKIVAGSSATARKETPHRIPTPPPANSRWPLFMGALSDPEIEDIMNKLGDDDQYAEEDMLPLFTGVREEDLPIIQAFRRFTLHKNDFPEDFPLPEAGTDRIEDTSKPTNTSQAKPLPPPAMKKSLPALPTDKALAQKSLLPLPPLSRPSSLNLSSGDTKDDLGSSAQARPNLPINRNQPQPSRPEPTVYAEIRSPWHNSIPPPPPQLKKKAGVEDLRMVQERGD; this is translated from the exons ATGTCTCCAACAGGTAACAAGTTTCTCACTAACTCTCATCTCAGCCGCTCCTACAAGGAAGCTAGCACCTGTCGGTGGCAACTACAAGCCCTCTTCCAGTCATTCTTGGAGGACAGACCAGCCGATACGATACTTGCCGTTCAAGAACGCCGTCTTCTTATTTCCTGGGACCTCAGGGCAATTCATTACTTGAGGAGATGCCTGAGGATGTGGATTCGGGACAAGGTCCCAGGCGACGCGATTGGTGCCTTCCTCGTGACGATCTTGTACGAACAAGACTTTCACCTGGATTACCGACTGACCTTGATGGTTCGGAATGGACAATCCCAGCTGCATATTGCTCGTCGTTTGTTAGCATTCTACCAAATCCGAGACGAAGCAGACGCCCCAATCTGGGATAACCTAACCGTCTATGACGAAGACGCTCACTCGAAACAGCCAGCTAGTCACTGCAAGATTGTTGCTGGAAGCTCCGCCACTGCCAGAAAGGAAACTCCACATCGTATCCCTACACCACCACCTGCAAATTCCAGATGGCCCCTCTTCATGGGTGCGCTTAGCGACCCGGAGATTGAAGACATCATGAACAAATTAGGCGACGATGACCAGTATGCAGAGGAAGACATGCTTCCCTTGTTCACCGGTGTGCGTGAGGAAGATCTTCCCATTATCCAGGCGTTCCGGAGATTCACTCTTCACAAGAATGATTTCCCCGAAGACTTTCCTCTGCCTGAGGCTGGGACCGATCGGATTGAAGATACATCGAAACCGACTAACACATCACAGGCTAAGCCCCTTCCTCCCCCTGCCATGAAGAAGTCTCTCCCAGCCCTACCCACTGACAAGGCTCTTGCCCAAAAatccctcctccccctcccacCTCTGTCACGTCCCTCAAGCCTAAATCTTTCCTCA GGAGATACAAAGGATGACCTTGGCTCGTCCGCGCAAGCTCGCCCGAATCTTcccataaacaggaaccaGCCGCAGCCTTCTCGCCCTGAGCCCACGGTTTATGCTGAAATTCGTAGTCCTTGGCATAATAGTATTCCTCCACCCCCTCCTCAGCTTAAGAAGAAAGCTGGAGTCGAAGACTTGCGCATGGTTCAAGAGCGTGGTGATTGA
- a CDS encoding PutA family dehydrogenase, putative: MAASLQAVREAALDGRMHNVVTRRTQLEALQQTLLDNTDTIQDAICADTGYVAPEAAAEYLLTLNTLKEYHQSLDIDRALQDEYAIARGEDAASRRDPVGIVYIVPTSYTVFYSVLVAVAGALTAGNCIVIELPNSLRALPVLIKKLLESSLDRSIIAFVPTPAKDEDLGPQHMRLQQDDHLPGKVVAVVDRTANINKAAEALVAAGFSFGGQSPYAPDLVLVNEYIKEPFLMALVQASVSFSPSASAIEGDDSRSEKTDQDEKGGLRVVSSLGRGKIMEADQLDPEALPDKTTSGRLLVHTVRSLDHAIDLSNLVGSLQASYVFAHEKSAKYLTQFINARVSFVNHIPVEVLVGPSAPEQVAFDRSMRYPTTFFSVPRPHFISPTRLSQSVTDILRAKSSSALQSTLVLRSRELVSRTQRPLGGGVGFFEQGILTGLGLFSISMLAGVSALGYWTWSIVARHGSRV, encoded by the exons ATGGCTGCATCCCTTCAAGCTGTTCGTGAGGCTGCCCTCGATGGCCGCATGCACAACGTAGTCACTCGTCGGACCCAGCTGGAGGCCCTTCAGCAAACACTGCTTGACAACACCGATACCATTCAGGATGCCATCTGCGCTGACACTGGTTATGTCGCTCCCGAGGCCGCTGCGGAGTATCTCCTCACACTCAACACCCTAAAGGAGTACCATCAGTCTTTGGACATTGACCGCGCACTCCAAGACGAGTATGCCATTGCGAGAGGAGAGGATGCTGCTAGTCGACGGGACCCCGTGGGGATTGTATACATTGTTCCGACGAGCTACACAGTCTTCTACTCGGTCCTAGTCGCCGTCGCCGGCGCGCTCACTGCTGGCAATTGCATCGTTATTGAA TTGCCCAATTCTCTTCGAGCCCTTCCTGTCTTGATCAAGAAGCTCCTAGAGTCGTCGCTTGATCGCAGTATTATCGCATTTGTCCCGACTCCAGCAAAGGACGAGGATCTCGGACCGCAACACATGCGGCTTCAGCAAGATGATCACCTACCTGGTAAGGTAGTAGCTGTCGTGGATCGCACAGCAAACATCAACAAAGCAGCTGAAGCACTCGTAGCGGCCGGGTTCAGCTTCGGTGGCCAGTCGCCCTACGCGCCCGACCTAGTACTTGTGAACGAATACATCAAGGAGCCGTTTCTGATGGCCCTGGTGCAAGCGAGTGTGTCCTTTTCACCGAGCGCGAGTGCAATAGAAGGGGACGACAGCCGGTCGGAAAAGACAGACCAAGACGAGAAAGGCGGACTACGGGTAGTATCATCCCTGGGCAGGGGAAAAATCATGGAAGCAGACCAACT TGATCCTGAGGCGCTGCCGGACAAGACTACGAGCGGCCGGTTGCTTGTGCATACTGTGCGCTCGTTGGATCATGCCATCGACTTGTCAAACCT GGTCGGAAGCCTCCAGGCGTCGTACGTCTTCGCTCACGAGAAGTCTGCCAAATATTTGACGCAGTTCATTAACGCGCGTGTCTCATTTGTTAACCACATTCCTGTCGAAGTCCTGG TGGGACCCTCGGCCCCCGAACAAGTGGCCTTTGACCGATCAATGCGATATCCCACCACTTTCTTCTCCGTTCCTCGCCCGCATTTCATCAGCCCTACTCGGCTGTCGCAGTCAGTCACAGATATTCTACGTGCCAAATCGTCCTCGGCCTTGCAGAGTACACTGGTCTTGCGGTCGAGGGAACTGGTCTCCAGAACTCAGCGGCCCTTGGGTGGAGGCGTAGGGTTCTTCGAGCAGGGCATTTTGACAGGGCTGGGTTTGTTCTCAATCTCAATGCTCGCGGGTGTGAGTGCTCTGGGATATTGGACGTGGAGCATAGTGGCAAGGCATGGATCTCGAGTGTAG